The Anomalospiza imberbis isolate Cuckoo-Finch-1a 21T00152 chromosome 12, ASM3175350v1, whole genome shotgun sequence genome contains the following window.
GGGACCTCCTCTGTGATTGGCGGAGGCCGTACCCTTCCAGCCAATAGCGGCGCAGCAAAGGTGGCGACGAGAGGCCCAGCCCGCGCTTTATTGAACGAAGGGCAGCGGCGCGAGGCACGGGAAGCggacagggagggagggaggaagggagggaggacggacggacggacggacggacggacggcCAGGCAGCCACGACACGGCTGCAGTGTCACCAACAGGTACGTTACAGTCCCAGGATGCCTCGCCCGCCACTCGGGTAGGGTAAACAAGGTGCTGCAGCGGATCCCATCAGACCATTCTCCATGCCTCGCCCCCAGACCTCGATGGGCCATGGCCGCTCAGCACCCGGGAGGAAAGCTGCCGCATCAAAACCccgaggcagcagcagagcctctCTAGCTCTGCCCTCTGTGGGGCTAGTCACACACCCAATAGGCCCAGGCAGACATTGTTACCCTTCTGCAAACTGAAAACAGACTCCACTGAAAATACCATGAAGGCCAGTGAAGGCTCCCCAAGAGAAAGCAGTCATGGAGCCATCATGGAGGCAGCCAGGAACAGTGCTCAGAACATCAAGCACAGCTTCCCCATACAGCAACACAGACTGACAGAGGTTCTTCCCTGCCTCACTCCGACAACATTCCCCACAGTTCATCTCTTGGAGCAGCAAAGATCAGGAAAGTGGCAGCACTTGGTGTAAGTACAGTAGGAAGAGAGCTCAAAAAGAAGAGCATGTTCATTGGAGGTTAATACAGGAAACCAGTTTCAAAGGGAGTCTGTTTCGGAGAGAAGATATcacagctccttcccctccttcctgcAGCCCAGGAAGTTTTACGTTTTCTTCTTCAGCTCCTCAAATCTCCGTGAAAGATCATCGAAGTCAATGTCTTCTGAGGCAGAAGAGTTGGTGCCAGCAGATGCTGTTGGCAGCGTGTCTGGCACAGATGGCAATTCAGGCAGTACAAAGTTATCAAAGGTATTAGGAGCTCCAGCTCTTGGTTTAGGAGAAGCTTCTGGCTTGGGCTCAGGCCCTGTTTATAAGAGAAGTATCACTGCACCTCACCACCAGCACACACTTGCCGGGCCAAACGGAGCCCACAAAGGAACAGTCACAGGCAGTACCAGTGGGTTTTTCTGAACAGCCCCTAATACCAAGGTTTTCCAAACCTCAACATACTCACCAGGCACTAGTGCAGCAGCATCCTTGTCAGAGTTAGGCTCATCAATCTGAAAAAGATTGATGAGTTACTCTCCGTTACTACAGCTCTGTCCCACCAGCacacaggcagagctcagaggcacagctctggcagaGCAGTGCACACTCCTCCCCACCCCTAGCAGGCAGCCATGGCTTTGCAACAACCTGCCTCTCTTCCCAAGAAAAAGAGGcagctcttcagcttttctctccctccttgtCAACTAAAGCAGCTTCACTGACCATATTCTAGAACTGGATCAATTGAGCATATCCACTATCAGGTCTGAAACATTTATCAAGGCCACCAGTGGGAAAACACCGCCCCCTTCACCCACGTCATCACAGCTCCTTGCTGCATTTCTTCATAAACTACTGACAGGCCCTTGTGACTAGCAGCAGGGTATGAAATGACCCATCTCAGGTCTTGATCTGTCTGGGAAAAAGGCTCATGGCACACTCAGCTGTGCTCGTAAAACTTCTTATTCCCTGCATGCTGCAGCCCTCAACACCCATTCCTACCCAGttcacctgcactgctgcaccTGTGAGAACACAAAAGTGTCAGCACCCACAATGCTCAACTGTGCTCCTCCCTACTCAGGATAATGTAAAAACAAACAGCATGTCACCAAAAGCAGAGTGGGAGGCATGATGACAATCTGCAGCAACAAAACCAGAGACAAGCAAAGAAAGGGAAGTTTTCAGCCTCTGCTTTGTTGTCCTCAAGGACTGAGGAAAGTCTGTGAAAGAAGTCTTTAAACATACAGCATCTGGGTCAGCCAAAATTGTTATCCAGGCTGTTAATTAGTTCAAAAGCCATAATTAAACAGCCTCGAGGTGATAAACCCTTCACACTGCAAAAACCAGAATTTGTGGATTCTGCTTATTAACTGTTTAACACCACTTTAACAGAGCAGCAAGAGAAATCTTGGCTTTCCTTTGAGGCCAAAGCACAGAGCTGACTGAGGAACTTCTGTCATCTTTCCATTACGTGCACTTAAGTGATTTACTACAGCAGCAACTAACGCCAGCATCACCCCAAAAGCTCAAAAGGTTAGCAGCAGTATCCTTTACAaacatttcccttctctgtgGCTACCACTGCACTCTGAGGATCCTTCTGCTGCCTGCAATGGCCATTCATCTCAGGCACTTACGGACTCGTATGTGGGTGGGTTTGCCGGAATTGGCGGTGGGTGGATGTTAGTGAAAGGCTGGTAGGTCCCCACTGGCAGGCCGCTGAAGTTCTCCTGTACAGAGAGATCAGTCATGCAGCAGTCTACTCATCTGAGACACCACATACCTACAGCTGCCATGGGAGTCACAGGAAGTAGAGTCTTGATAAATGCAGGCAAGTATTCAAGTGGATAAGAGTTTATGCTTACAAGGAAGAGATTCTCAAGTATTCAGACAGATGTAgtcacctggagcaggcagACCCAGCTAACTGGACTGTGGGTTATGCTAAACAACCAGCACAAGTAAACATTTCATCTTTCGAGGCACGAGAAGTACCAGGCCAATAAAGGAAATATTCTGCCATTTCTGGCCCTGTGTGCAGTACTGCAGAATAGGAAGGAGGTTTCTGGCTCACACAAGGCTTTGAATTGCCCTCATTTGTCACACAACAGTGCCTCAAGGACCCAGAGCTGGCACAAGCTTTCAGCATGTTTATGCCTGGGCCAACAGCTAGCTGATGGTACTTGGCCCAGACTTTCCACAAAAAGTACTTCAGCACTACCGGGACCATATTAAAACTCAAAGCCATCCCACTATTCTGCTCTCCAGTCTACACAGATATCCTGTAAATTACTTAATTCAGAGAACAGAGGGGTTCTTTTCAGCTCCCACCTTCCACCCTTGCAACAAACCACCTGCAAGAGCCATTGGCTCAGTCTTCTCCCCTTGCAGGTCTGAAAGCAGGGCTCTTCTGCATTTTTCTATGCTATTCCCACCCCACAACACTCACCTGATTTCTTTGACTGAATCCTGGCACACTACCAGCCTACCAACTTCAAAGTGCAGCTCCAACTCCTGGACAAAAACCTGGCAGTCAGAAGACTGCCTCAGGAGTTAAGTCTGGACTCCTTTGTTCCCTGAAGGCAAAGAGGGCTGGCTGGAGAACAGGGGTAGGAACCTCCACAGTAGTCAAGATGCAACATTAAGCTTCAGCTGCACTGCCAACAGCCTCCATTCCATGCAGTCTCACTCCGAGAAGATGGCCTTCTGACACACTGAGCTATCAGGTACAGTCAGCAGGCACAGGGCTAAGCACCACAATAGGAGTCTTtcacagaaaaaggaaacacaCAAAGCCCAGGAACTTACCGGTCCCTTTGGAGGTGGATAGGAGAAGGGTGGATTTGTTGTTGGCATGGGCATAGGCATCATCACAGGCATGGGTACTAACCCATCATGACCTATGATTGGGGCTGTAAATCCACCACCTCCGCCCCCTCCATGGCCACCCTTCTTCACATCATCCGTGAAGCCCACATCAATTAGATCTGCCTCTCCGCCTGCGGGGGCTTCAGCCTGGAAAGGGTGGAAGAATTCTGCTCACCAACACATCTCTGATCACTGCCCTCTGTACATATTAGATGCAGCATCTGTCAATGGACAAGATGGGAATACACAACAGGAACAGAATAGAGAGCAGCTACACAGTGGTATTTATGGGAAACAGAACAGGAACCAGGCTATAGTATGTGTAACTACTGCCACGTGCCATAGGAGTGTGTGAAGGAAGAAGGATCATGCTATGCTAGGCTGCCTAGAAGACACCAAAGCACAAGGACCACCCAGTTCATTGCAATGCCACATCCTGGGGCTCACTCACCATCACCACTGAGTCAGGCTCATAGGGAACATTGTAGTTTTTTGCAATCTCAATGAGGTATCTCTCCACCAGGATCTTGGGTGGTGCTTCCACGCTCAGCTTGTGCATCAGCTGGGACACAAGGGTGGAGAGACTTAGTAGGGCCAGGGCAATGCAGCACCCAACAGCTCTGTACCAGTGCCATCccagccagggagcagcaggcagccctggggaggccCCTCCCCTAGTACAGCATGCTGCAGGCAGCCATAGGCCAGGGCTCTATTTGCTCTacccttccccatccccaaccagcagagcagggcctcCCTGCCTGGGGCCTTAGCACCATGCTCCAGTGCAGGTGGGCGCTGGCTGCACAGCACCTACTGTGCTCCAGAGTGACTGCAAGCATCAGCCACTAGCCACAGGCCCAAGGAGCAGCAAGCCTCCGCAGGCAGGCgtggctgctctgccagctccacCTGTTCTACCAGTTCCTTACCCTGTCGTTGACTGTCCCAATCTGGTTTGTCCGGCACAGCTTCCCATACTCCTTGCTGTACTTAGCACACAATTGATCAGCAAcctgcagcaggagagaaaCTCTAGAACATGCACACCCCTGCTttctcccacctcaaaccacaCATCCACTCAGCTCCCTCcctcatttttttccactgagcaCCCCagttcagcagctgcagccacctCAGATGCTCCATGGACATCTGGGTTCCATCTGCAGAGCCCATAAAATCCTCTGTTTTACTGATATAGAGACCCAGACAAGGGCTTCCATCAGCATCTGGCAGCATCACCCCCACCCTGCATGCGCAACATCCCTCAAGCAACCCTACTCACAATCTTCAACTCAGCCACTTCCGACTGGAGGCGTGGTGCAGCCCAAATCAGTGTCGATACTGCCTCTGCCAGGCCAGAGTCCAGCTCCCTATGACCAAAGAGAACAATTTGCTCTCCACCCCATGCACCCAGCCTTTGTTGCCCTCAATCCTATACACTGGGCTCCACAGTCTTCCCTACACGGGGAAGAAAAGGCCTCTGGAGAGACAAACACAGATGCCCTTTCTGTACCCCAGACCTGCCCCCAGCAGTGCCCCTTCCTGAGTCCAGGACCCTCTCAGCCAGAGCTTACTTCATGGATTGGATCAAGCCAAAGCGGGCGAGCAGCAGATCACAGTACAGCTCCAGGATCTCCATGGCCTCCACAAGGTAATCTTCACGGATGATGTGCTCCACACGAATCCTGGCACGTTCATCTTTTCCAGCTGCCAGGTAATCTGCAATCTCCTTCCTTGCCTTCTGGGCCAATTCAGCTGCAGCACACATCCCGAGCCCAGTcactgtgctggcctgggctgctgcctccagaCCACTCACAAGTCCCCATCACACATAAAGCCACTACCAgcttctctcccctgtccaacCTCTGCAGCATGAGATACTCAGGCATGGTTTGGCATGTCCAGGTCTGAGCACACAACTCATGGGAGAAAGGAAAGTGAACTTTAGGCTGCTGGAAACACTCCCGCACCTACAATCTCCCTGCAGAGTTAACCAGGGTCACAGACCTGACCTGTGTCAGGGCTGGGCAGGTGGGGAGGGTCTCCCACAGCACCTAGTGAGTTCTCCACTGTGCTCTTAGCACACATAGCCCAAGAATGTTAGCTGTTACCTaccaccccaaaaactgcaCTCCAACAGCTGCCAGGAAGGTGGGCAGAGGCCAGACTGTGGCCAGCCTGTTCTtccagctccttgtgcaccAGGGCAGGTTGTAAGGCCTGGGTCCAGCAAGGAAGAGCAAAAAGCTACTCCATACTTGGCCCATGAAAGTACTCCAAC
Protein-coding sequences here:
- the IST1 gene encoding IST1 homolog isoform X1 codes for the protein MLGSGFKAERLRVNLRLVINRLKLLEKKKTELAQKARKEIADYLAAGKDERARIRVEHIIREDYLVEAMEILELYCDLLLARFGLIQSMKELDSGLAEAVSTLIWAAPRLQSEVAELKIVADQLCAKYSKEYGKLCRTNQIGTVNDRLMHKLSVEAPPKILVERYLIEIAKNYNVPYEPDSVVMAEAPAGGEADLIDVGFTDDVKKGGHGGGGGGGFTAPIIGHDGLVPMPVMMPMPMPTTNPPFSYPPPKGPENFSGLPVGTYQPFTNIHPPPIPANPPTYESIDEPNSDKDAAALVPGPEPKPEASPKPRAGAPNTFDNFVLPELPSVPDTLPTASAGTNSSASEDIDFDDLSRRFEELKKKT
- the IST1 gene encoding IST1 homolog isoform X2, translating into MLGSGFKAERLRVNLRLVINRLKLLEKKKTELAQKARKEIADYLAAGKDERARIRVEHIIREDYLVEAMEILELYCDLLLARFGLIQSMKELDSGLAEAVSTLIWAAPRLQSEVAELKIVADQLCAKYSKEYGKLCRTNQIGTVNDRLMHKLSVEAPPKILVERYLIEIAKNYNVPYEPDSVVMAEAPAGGEADLIDVGFTDDVKKGGHGGGGGGGFTAPIIGHDGLVPMPVMMPMPMPTTNPPFSYPPPKGPIDEPNSDKDAAALVPGPEPKPEASPKPRAGAPNTFDNFVLPELPSVPDTLPTASAGTNSSASEDIDFDDLSRRFEELKKKT